Within Anopheles ziemanni chromosome 2, idAnoZiCoDA_A2_x.2, whole genome shotgun sequence, the genomic segment cttgctttgCTGTTGAATGGGTTTACTTAGTCCCGTGATGATTTATCGGAATCCCGGTTGCCACcgtaatttgtttaaattttccttctAAATTTTGTTTAGATTTTCTCTTTTGTAGCATAAATACGCAataaggttttgttttatttcttctattttttcttcttttcccttcTATGGTTATTTTAATATGGAGATTCACCATATACATTCCTCTCCAACATGTTTTATATTCTGCTTGTTTTATACTTATGCTCAGTCCGTTTGATTTCGGTGCGTAACATAACTTCGCCCCCTCCTCCCATTGGTTCCGTATGTATATTCGATGGTTCGGCCAACCACCGTTTTGACGATCGCTTTCTCACATCGTCAACGCCGTTCGGTTTATGATCGTTTCTCCTAATCCCGCGTTTCAGTTAGCTGTTCAACGCAAATAGTCGCACCAAACGATGGACTCAAAGGGacgaggaaaaataataattataaaagaGCACAGCAGCATAGAGCAGCTTTGTAATGCTGGTCACCTGTTATACCTGCACCCTACCGCCATTTGTTATCACACATTTTGCGTTCcgcttattttgtttcttttttttcatcttggCCAGTTCCCTTATATGGTCGATTCAAGGGCATTGACGAATAAGATGTGCATAGTTAGCTGTTTATCTGCCTGCGGGCAATGGCCAGGAGTTTTAATGCTCATATTAAATATCCTACACAATGTTCAAGTCACCGAACGTAATTGTGAcgattgttttctttgtttgtctGTTTATTAAACATCTCTTTGTCTGATATTGGTGTCCCGTCACGGCTAGATCACCACACCAAAggggtttaatgttttattcttcttcgGTTTTACGTACATTTCATACACTAACAAACGAAATTaggcaaagaaaaaagatgTCAGCATAAATAATTGTTAGAATAGTAATAAATGTAATGAAATTATTAGTTGCAACGAAACCACTCGTCCTTCGGTCTataatatattatatatattcCAACATAATGCGCGCACGATTGTTTAAATTTCCTTCTGTATTCTGTGTTTTTCATTGGCAGAGAAAACGATTCCTTACTCCTTtgcaatgtttcattttcctacAGTTTGCCGTTCACTTACTGTCGCTATGCGaataaaatgataaagaaGTTAATGTGAAAGATATCGCTTTATAAACCGAATCTTAAGCGCGAGTGTGACTGAGGGAAAagacaaaaagcaaaaaccagcAACCATTTCACACAAAACAATGACTAAAGAGGATGGTTCTGTGTGGTTGTAAATTGATGTATCCtaggttaaaaaaaaagaaggaatccTCAATGTCTGACAAGCGCTTCCAAGAGCCGTGTAGCATCCACGGTATGCACGGTAAATTTGAAACCCTACTATATGTCTAATGTTACTCCTAGTTGTCCATCGTGTGTCACAATAGCACGGCCCACCCCCACCCAAACGTAATACGTTTCCCCCACGGTATTTTTTCGAACCCTTTACACCACACCACCATCCATCCCCAAAAACAGTAAGGCGAAACAACTCAAAAcgcgaaagcaaaacaaaacaatatagACTTTCAAATGGAAAGATGGATATACGAAGCGGGGTGAGCGAAGATTGATTAACAACCCATCGGTTGACTGTGAAACACCACTACACTAATTCCTATATACTCTCCCCCCCTAACCCAAATGATTACAGACGAATGCTGTCGCACAGCATCCGAATTTTGCGAATCCGATTCGGTGTGTCCTGCTGTGAAGAGGTTTTCTATGACTGAGTCTTGCACGATTTGATGGTTCCCTGCTTGCTTGCTCCCCCACACAATCATTCGCTCAACATTCATTCTTTACAGTCGCCCTGAACATACATCCATTTAACGTGATTTCCTCATAAGCATTTGTTTTAGGTTTGTTGGAAACTGTTCTCCTATGGTGATCTTttcttattcattttttttgttgttttaactttgttttaattttttcttatACCGATACACACGCATTATTCTTCCCATACATGTATCGTCACCGCAACTACTCACACCCACATCAGATACGATCATCACGCAAGACATTACTTATAACGATTAATAAGTGCACTTAtctaatatattttaatatatATTACCACGCGTACACGCAAACCGGGAGGGTCTCTATCAAAGTTCATTAGTTTCATATTCGCATAAATTCTATGATTCTGCTAGCGCCATCAACTAACAGTGGAGCAAAAAGAGgggataataaaaacaaacaaacaaaaatatacccCATCCTTCCTGCGCACGCTCTcccgagtttttttttcctcaactGCATGTGCGAGCACAAACTAAAATGACCGTGTTGGTTTATTGGTCTTACTTTTCCAAAAACGTGAGCCATTACCCAAACCGGCCACTTTCTAACTATTTCGTTCAGCAATCTGCTCATATATTATTTGGCTAGTATACTGTATTTATACCCTGCATCACATCTGTGCCCTCTATGCGTTGTTTATGTGTAAATGTGTTGCTTTTAGATGTTCCTCGTTCTTCTTCTGCATGAGCTCGGCCAATATGCATACTACTGATTCTATCCATCGTTCACCTACGCAACTATCATAGGCATATTCTGTCGCTTAACCTTGTTTaaaggttttattttgagAGTCGCACCGCTATACAAAGGAACAACAAATTAATCCATGCCAAACATGCTCTTGTTCATGCATCTTACACCGCTGTTTCGTTTACCCTAAGCGTTTCCTCTATACTACTTTACTTCGCTCATTTATTCGTATGGGGCCCTTTTAAGTGCCCTTCGATAATACGTTTCCTGTCGAgatattgtgtttgtttggggAAGAGGAATTTTACCAGCTGAACAGAAACCAACTTGAGGGTAAGCGAATCGTACAAAATGTTGCTTATTCAATATTTATCTCgattgttttgcaaatgaatGATAACGCCTAGAGCAACGGTTAGGGGTTAATGCAACCTACCAACGGAAAACTTGCCAACTGGAACTGAAGGAGTGTAATGACTAGCCTAAGAATAAACCAACCCCGTGAATGCAGCCAAGTTCACCAAAAGTCGATGGTGTAAGTTTGCTCCAGCTTTAAGGTTGTACctctcgattttttttttttttttttttttgcgagcaTATCGTAGGGTAATGTACAGCGTCGTACATAATTATATCATGCTTCATTGGTAAGGtattgccttttttttgggttaCGTTAGAATCCCGAACACCTTTGTTAACAAATTGTCTTTCCAATTAAATAAACCATTAACTTTATACACAGCCCGAGCTACCTATACGCTTCTGCTAGTTTCATTGAACTTCTTTACCTTTCACGCTGATTTCATCTGAGAGTTTTtcagaaacaaaaattctAGTTAATACCAGAGGTAAAACCAGACCATATTTCGGCTTCGAAGCCGTCAGTAATCACGGACGCAATCACTAAACAAAAAGGGGGAATTAATTTTTTCAACACGttcttccttggtagtttcgaattttgtttcaattggtAAACTTTCTTCCTGGTGCTCTGTGGATAATTGAAGTACTGCAtgttccgtttttattttgagtGATGCAATCCAAAATATCTAGTAACTTCTCTAAACTTTGTGTAGACTATGTGggcaatttaacaaaaaaaaccatacacATCTGTGTAAAAACTCGAACAATTCCTTCAACCTGACCGACAAATGAAGCAttaatttttatgcaaatgttACGAATGTGAATGAACGCAATAATTAATGTTTGTATAAAAGAATAATAATAGATAAGGTGGCTTTAATCCCCTAATCTTGCTTTAAATTTTCTCTACTTCAAATCTGTACGCATTTCAGAGCGCtaatttttccccccttttcttCTGATTTACTTCTATTATTTACATCATATAACTATGGCTAACTACAAGGTTTTAACCGCAAGTACTAGGATATACGTACATTATATTAAACAGTTCTTGCGCTCTACATCTTCGGACcgcaattttattttgatttctttttatagCTTGCTCTATGTACATGCACAGTGTGTGGGTTAACGATCACTGGGAAATATTGAGAAGTTAATTCAGAAGAATGGTTCGTATTAGATAGAGCGAGAGATGATTTACTTATACATGTCATAGTATTTTGTGTGTTGCTAACAGGACAAATACAAGGATacgcaattatttttaaagtaacaAAGAATCATACATGTTACTACAATTGTAAATTCTATCTGTGCCTGTCTGTCTTACATacagtgttattttttttttttcttcttttttaaggAATAACGAGTTCAACCCCACTCTGTACCTGATCTGTGGATTGCTTGTGCGACGGGAGGAAGTGGTTCGAATCGACCAGATCCGGGGTTCATTCCCCTTTTTTGCATCAAACCAATCCGCTTCCTCCCGCACGTGCAGTTATTATTTGGCGGTATTTTTGAACTACAGCTACTctcctcctgctcctcctTACGACGAAGAGGATCCCTCAAATTGCACCcataattatttgaaaaaatctCTCCACTTCCTACACAAACATTGGTGCACTTTCTGGGTGAATAGAACCCAACTCTCATTACCTTACTCTCATTGTATACGAAGTTCACTTCAGATAAAAGAGCTTCCTTCGCGCACATTTCGTAAAATGTGATATTTGTTTGCAAGTGTGTTGTGGTTAGTGTAAACTGAGATAGGAAGATGGTATTGTTGGTTGTTCGTTTGAGTTCTTGTTACCTTGAAAGCCCACTACTAGCTTTGAACTAACACTACATATTACAACAGCTCTAGGGtgacaataataataataatattaataataataataattatgatgatgatataATAGTATTGATTACTCCTATGCCCTTTGCTTCTAGAAGAACACGACGTTCAGAGGGAAGAGGTAATTGTCGATTAGTAACAAAAGTGTGtctgcaaacaaacaaacaataatgaatatgtgaaaacaaaaacaagctcACCGTTTACCGTTACGTTAATTCCCTGGTATAATTCGATTGGATTGTTAATTCTACGTTTCGCATTCACCGTTTTCTTCTAAAACCTTGCGTTTTCTGGCTCCGAGCGGAACGTTGCACGAATTACGAGGTATCCTTTGCAGATGATTCGCCGCGGGAAGAAGAGAACACGTTCGCACGCCAACGGAGCAGCAAATCGCACTGATGAACTCGTATAGCTTCCCAAGTTGTAGCTGATTGATCATAGTAATTCGTTCACTGCACACACGCACCTTATAACGCAGCACAGCATACACGAACACACAACAATTGCAGCAAtaatagtgtgtgtgtgtgtgttggtttttcactaatttttcttctttttttaacgaCTAGCTTATTAGCATATCGTCGttacaattttcttttgcacacTTTAATGTGTCCCCATAGGTTAAGAAAAAGTGTTTAGCAATTCGATCGTTCGTTCACTTAATCCGTGTGTTAATTCTTTTCTTCAACTGCGGCCGTCTTATGTTTagtgttttttctctttttcgtttctgTATTTTATCAGCACCGAGCACCTAATCAAAAGTGCGGGAGAGCAAAGGGTAAGAAGAAGGCAGCAGCTTACCAGTCTCCTCAATCACCCTTCACTTGTCTGCCGCCCCCCGTGCGCTTTGGTGTCGGATTATAACGCTCCACTTGCCACCTTTGCTCGTGAGAAACGTTCACAACTCACTTTGAGCCGTAGTGGCCACTGTTGCTGTGTCCGTATCCACTACCACTGTTGGCATAATGATTACCGCCGCCACTTCCGTAGCTATTTGCTCCCCCGTATCCACCACTTCCTCCTCCTCTACCGTGATCGTTAGCATGATGATGGTGCGAGTTGTGCCTCTCGGAGCCTCCACTCGAGTGGGACGATCCACCACCACGGCCACCACCGGAACCACCGTCCCCTCCGCTGGGTCCACCACGGCGACCACCAGTGTCACCGGTCGTATCAAGGTGATGCGTATCCATTCGGCGGTAGTACAGCAGGTACGGTACGCGCGGTGTCCGCGGGCGCAGAACATTAAACTCCGACACCGGCTTCACCGTACTATCATCGTACCGTATCCAGCTTCCGTACCCGGCATGATACACATCGGTAATATAATGACCCTTCGATGCCTCCTTGCCATCGTGGTACACCACGGCGAACAGTCTGTACTGCTTTTGCTTCGCCGAATAGCTTTTGCCCTTCGAGGACATTAGTtctggaaatggaaaggaaaggggaaaaaaatcaggACACATGACACACACCATAACAATGCACCTTCTGTGTCACGATGGTACTCACTAGAATCGATCTTCAATTCGATCGGGAAGTCCACTGCCTTGAGGATTTTTGTACATCCATCCATCTTGTAGTCGAAACACTTAAGATGCAGTATTAGCACCACTGGGAGCTGCTCCAGTGTTACCTGTTGCCAAGCGGCCACTTCTTGTTTCGTCTTCGTACAGGTGACACCCTCCAACTCGTCACGGCCAACCAACTGTTCCAACGCTTCCTTTACGGAGGCAGCTTTCTAAAATTGGAAGGACGTTTAGTTATAAGTAGGCGGTTATgtttaaacattcaaataaaGAAAGCAAAGGAAGAGAAAGTAACTAAGAACAAAATACCAAAACCAATTTCGTTCAATTCTATCTAACGAAAAAGGTAAGCGTGACCAATTCCACATTATCCCCcgatccggtctcggttgggattcgaacccacgccgtcgaggtggtaagcaccccggcgctcatggaccGTTTTTCCTACCGGCGCTACCCCTACCCTcacagcgtgtgtgtgttctatttttagaacACATTGCTTCACCGCTGTCTAAGGAAACGTTACCCACCTCTATGTCCAGTGGAAGGGTGAAAAACGGTTGAATGTTGTACGTCGGTGGGACACCATCGCGTTGCACGCGAGAACGAAGCTTGCCTCCGAAGATGTCACTAATCGGAGAACGACCGAAATCGGTTGTGCGTGTTACCGTGCCCTTATTGCGATTGCCACAGATGAcctaaaacaaagaaaaaaaaatgatatgcTTTCCCTGTGGTGTATGGTACATTTAAGGAAACAAACGCtagaagcaaaagaaaaagtatgtCCACCGCAAATTCCTTGAATGGCCAGGCATTGACACCATTGGCAATTCTACACAAGCGCGATGAGATAATTTCCCCGCCGTAAAGCTACAGATTAATGATATTGAAATAATCGAGTCTCTGTCGGTTCAAAGAAGGCGGGGTGTGGTATTGCGTGCGTAAATAGGAAGTACGCGCACTTCAACAGAAGGAAATAGAACTTGAAAAATTTCTTGCATCGGGATTCGAACCTGCGATCTTCATGCCGAAGAACCATGCCTTATCCCACACGACCACCAAGCAAGGGCATCTGAGTCCAACTAGCAACCCTATAAAAAACTACTCACCATCCAATCATCATCGTCTTCACCGTGAATCTCGCCATTCGTTGGTTCTTCTCCGTTCACTCCAGCTTGATCGGGTTTGTTCAACTTCATGAACTGCAAAAAAcgtatgaaaacataaaatgtttGAGTTTACACTAATTTCTTCGATTGTTATAGTGACGTTCCATTCCATACCTCAATCATTTCATCGTTGAGACGGTTCAACACGCAGCCAAGAAACTCTTCCGCGTCCTCTTGCCGACCCTCGACCTGGAAGATATCCGAGCGCACCCCGTTGAGAATCTTGTGTATGCCAACCGGCTCGAACGGTGTATCGACCTGAATTTCAGGCGTATCATCCTTTTTGGGCTTTTCTCGCTGTGCCTTTGGGCGCAGGGGTAACTGCGAAAATTCGCCTACCAACGAACACCTTcgcggagggaaaaaaactttATTGTAGGTTGAATATATTAAAACATTACCACATTACTCACATTGCATCGATGAATGGTTTCGGATGCTTTGTATTTTTAGCCGCATGCAGCGTGCGTATTGTGCGCATAAGGTGGTAGAACGGCGGACAGGCCATGAGCGCCTGCAGAATGGTGTTAATGTAGCAGTAATTCGACCGGTTGATCAACCCACGGGGCGTAAGAATGACGTTGTTGTTCTCGATGCGGTATGCGCTAAGAAAATCTAGAGCAATGAGTgacatgaaagtaaaaaaaaggtcaaaCCAATTATTGTTACTTCGGATTTCTGACGTAAGAAAAGAtctgaaaaattaaacaatgcattgaacttaaaaaataaaatacaacctaaaataaaatgaaaagaagaaatttaaaaaaaaactgtttgtttcAACACTAATGTCATTCCCATGGATAATGAGGGAAAGACGAACTCTCTGAGAAACGGGGTAGGATCAGCATCAACAGGTGAACCACAAGCTTATCAGAACGATAAACCGGCGTGGGCACCCAGAAAACGCGACCACGAGAAAATTCTCTCCCATCTGTTTAACGCAATATTACTCTATGGCAAGAGAAAGTAGTTTGCTGACTTCAAATGGGGTTTATATATTGTGGAAAAGTTGTGAGATAATTAAACAAAGGACACAATTTCTAagattaaattattgttttgatgATGGGCTGCAGGTAGAATCGAACACACACTCTCTCAACCACCAACAAACGAAGTGTGTGAAACGATCCTTCTGCTAACCAACTAGACCATCGTGCTTTACACGACACTTACCACCAAATTTCAACGAGTACTCGTCCTTCTGATCACCTCCCGCTGCTCCACCTCCAATCTCTTTCGACGAGCTTACGGAGTTCGTATTTTTGGAAGCCTGCCCAGACGAACCTCCACCCTTTCCACCCTTTCCCGACGAAGCGGTTACGCTGGTTGAGGCACTTGAGTTAGGATGGGCACCACCCGGAGTGGACGCAGCAGCCGACGAGTATGACATAGGACCACCGCCGGTGGCCGCCGAAAGGTTGCCTCTTTCGTACGGTTGCACCTTGGCCACGGGTTTCTTAGAACCACTGCCTCCAGCAGCTCCGCCATCGGTGGCAGGGCTGCTACCGCTTCCGGCCAGtgatgatgttgctgttgGAGTATTGGCCGCACTTTGGCCCACAATCGGCCCCAGGGGTCCGGCAGGCCCTCCTGCCGATGCCGCACGGGTGACGGGTGGTGCAAAGTTCACTCCACCAGGCCCTGCTgtttgctgctgatgctgttgtgCCGGTCCGGAATATGGGTGATGGTGGCTCGCTGCTCCCGCGGATAATCCTGTGGTTGAAGCAGCGGTATTTGCCGCCAccgaggacgaggacgacgtCACAGAGGCCGCCGATGACGAGGATGAGGAGGACGAGGAATTGAACAGACTGGCCCACGTTTTGTTCGGCTGCGGCGGTGGCGGTCCACCGGAAGGTATCTGTGGCGGGGGCACAATGATGGGTGGTGGAATGTTTAGTAGATGATCGGGTGGCGGTATGTTTAGTGGGTGGTTAATGACAACCGTTGGTTTGTTGTCCGCTGACTTTACCATGTTAGACGTAGCAGGGTTCGCCGAAGGTACCGGGGCGGTTGGTACAATGACCGAATCATTGTTGTGGTTGGGATGGGTACTCTTGCCGGCGGTGCTGCCAGTATCTGGGGCGGCACTATTGCTAGCAGTGGTGGACGTCGCAGATGAGGCCGTCGTAGAAACGGTACGCTGGGGAATCGCTtccacttttttcgactccattTGCGGTGGCACCGCCGTGCTGGAGGTGTTCTGCTGTCCACCGGCTGGGGACGACACGGTTTGCCCGGCCGCACCAGACACGGTCGTGTGCTgacgctgctggtggtggttatCGGGGAAGTTTTTCTGACCGGTTGCGGTGGTCGTTTGCTTGGAGGTCGGCGGAGTGGCCGTAGCACCTAAGGCCGTAAATGGAACCGGTGAGGCAGTTTTATGCTGTTGATGCCCTCCACCAGCCGAGCCAGGGAACTCTTTGTTTGGTATGGCCGAAACCGACACAGACGCGGTGCTCTTCTTCGGTCCGACTCCTCCACTGTTCGTCACCCAGGCACTTCCGCCAGCTGCAACAGGTGGCGTTGTTTGTTGTACCATGCTGCCGACACTGCGGTGAGCATTACCACCTCCTTCTCCACCGGCCGGCGGGGCAGCGACACTTCCACCCGCAGCAGCACGACGATCCTCCTTTAGAGTTAGTTTTTCCATCGCCTTCGTAGGATCTTGCGCCGCTACCGACGCCGCATAGCCAACAATGTGTGCGGATTGCGCAGGCTGGGCCGTCGGCTGCTGCTGATATGCCGTTCCCTGCTGCTGGGATGTCTGATTTGGCACATtcaaatgctgctgctgctgctggtgctgctgtggCATTTTGTTGGCCGCATTTGTTACGTGTTGCGTCAAGCCTTTTCCACTAGCATTGGAAACAGCCCCTGGcatctgttgctgctgctgctgttgattcTGGGGTGCCGATTGGTGGGAGGAAGGAGGCGCATTGTTGCTCATATTTACAGTGGACAGCGGCAGTGGTGTCGAGTTGGAGATAAAGACCGACGATTCGGCAAGCTTCGGTGAGGTTTCTTCGTGCTTGCGATTGTTATTGTTGCCATCATTGCCATCAGCATCAACCAAGCTGTGCTGGACCGGATGCTGGAACGCCACTGCATGTGATTCCGGTACTGAAAGAAACAgtaagaaaaaatcaattagAAGGTACTTTCGATAGAAACGAAGGTCACTGAACTCCTACaagattaaaaattaaaattttaaaaatttcttgGACGTATCCGAGTcgttaaaacaaaattcccaTATGTTGAAGAATGTTAACTCCAAGGTAAAGCGAATTCAGCAAAGTAAATAGACTCTTataaaacattccaaaaatgATCCTCAATCTTTCATTTGAATGTTATACCCGATCGTAGTACTTACAATTGATCACTGCAGAAGCTGGCGCCTGTTGCTGATGGTGTTGGTGCACAGCGTGTGGATGTTGCAGGTGctcctgctcctgctgctcTTGTTGCTGCAGAGCGGCATGCTGTGGCGGTGCGACCGATCCGGCGAAATGAGGCGATGGATGGGACTGCAtatattgctgctgctgctcgacgAAATTATTATTCACTCCCCCAGAAGCGTCCATTGTCGGCAGGGTTTGTTGATGTTGCTCCATCatttgctgctgatgctgttgctgatgctgatgctggagttgctgttgctgctgctgctgctgatccgATTCAACGAGCACCTCTGATTCCATCTGCACAGCATTCAGCATGGGTTGTCCGCCAAGATCTTGCTGTGCTTGCACCATGTAGCCCATGTTGTGCTgagggtgctgctgctgctgttgggcaACGGAAGTAACAACTCCGACCGGCGAATGCATCGATGAGTTGGAGCTAACTGGATGGATGTTTCCGTTGTAGTCATCCTGCTGCGGAGGTCCTCCCTGCTGCAGGCTTTCGTACTCGTCCTGCATCGGTACGGGTGCAGCGGCCATCTGCATCGTGAAACCGGGCACGTTCGGATCGAGCACATGATGGTGGGCCATCGGAGGCGGCATCGCTTGCTGTGGTTCGTACATTCCGGCCTGCAGATATTCGCCCATCTCGGGATTGCATTCGAGCGACAGCTGACCCGGAGGCCACATCTGGCCCGGCGCGACTCCCGCGTGCAGCACGCCTTCGTCGTGGCCCGGCTGGCCACCACCCGACTGGTCGTCACCCTTGTCGTCGTACATCGAGTACTCGGGCGGGATGTAAGACACCATCATGCTGGGGTAGCCGTGCAGGGCCGTGTAGTTGTACATCGGCATGTGCGGTGCCGTCATGAACAGCGGCGCACCGGTGGCATGCTGGGCGGCCGGGTGTGGTGACAGCATATAGTACGGCCCTCCAAATCCACCGTACTGGCCAGGCATCGGTGGCTCCATATGCATCAGTTCCGGTGTATGTTGCGGCGGgggatgctgctgttgctgttgctgctgttgttgttgctgctgttgctgttgttgagcTCCGCCACTAGTCGAAGTCGGTGTCTGTTGTTGACCACCAC encodes:
- the LOC131294696 gene encoding trithorax group protein osa, coding for MNRTEKDTTRPAASSSNSSPSSYQFLDLTDAGENDASTLMGILYPPHGPPPISAGRPVGADDAGFGSASASSATTERRAAAAGAEEQPCLNGLNPNAQAFDPLLVLVMDESSGKARSRLVEEPLHLSGGGDPSVPLVAVRKPPRIPAAIPNRPLILLDQPPPPIAAGPVLPQHLPLVPTFVSQQQQQQQPSLPPPPQQMHQHASFGHRSASIASAPTASAPPLPTLVSEDTRSSFVVDTEQVIGSGEQWHGGPVQTATEALGGEVASTQPSVVTATTMPPHTSNPHQQQQQQQQQQQQQQQQQQQPQQQLGQAANQTQGGHQQQQQGQPQTQQQHNVAARGGSGGGAGDGPGGRNSDRDSNGNQLQPQSLPPVSNHQQQVMPHVYTPLPASAYMQPGPHGMYPVQMLPQTVPNNVYVSNLTANVNVHGYMSHAISPYLTAATPTGAYMAADVAGGQDLQLVQPSPVPMSTRGTMRRGGRNSRGGNNSRSRGGYVSHYIQNQHQHQHHHHQQHQQAHQQQHGMLSLQQHQQHQHQQQQQQQQQAQQQQAAQQGGGGGGQQQTPTSTSGGAQQQQQQQQQQQQQQQQHPPPQHTPELMHMEPPMPGQYGGFGGPYYMLSPHPAAQHATGAPLFMTAPHMPMYNYTALHGYPSMMVSYIPPEYSMYDDKGDDQSGGGQPGHDEGVLHAGVAPGQMWPPGQLSLECNPEMGEYLQAGMYEPQQAMPPPMAHHHVLDPNVPGFTMQMAAAPVPMQDEYESLQQGGPPQQDDYNGNIHPVSSNSSMHSPVGVVTSVAQQQQQHPQHNMGYMVQAQQDLGGQPMLNAVQMESEHAALQQQEQQEQEHLQHPHAVHQHHQQQAPASAVINLPESHAVAFQHPVQHSLVDADGNDGNNNNRKHEETSPKLAESSVFISNSTPLPLSTVNMSNNAPPSSHQSAPQNQQQQQQQMPGAVSNASGKGLTQHVTNAANKMPQQHQQQQQHLNVPNQTSQQQGTAYQQQPTAQPAQSAHIVGYAASVAAQDPTKAMEKLTLKEDRRAAAGGSVAAPPAGGEGGGNAHRSVGSMVQQTTPPVAAGGSAWVTNSGGVGPKKSTASVSVSAIPNKEFPGSAGGGHQQHKTASPVPFTALGATATPPTSKQTTTATGQKNFPDNHHQQRQHTTVSGAAGQTVSSPAGGQQNTSSTAVPPQMESKKVEAIPQRTVSTTASSATSTTASNSAAPDTGSTAGKSTHPNHNNDSVIVPTAPVPSANPATSNMIPSGGPPPPQPNKTWASLFNSSSSSSSSSAASVTSSSSSVAANTAASTTGLSAGAASHHHPYSGPAQQHQQQTAGPGGVNFAPPVTRAASAGGPAGPLGPIVGQSAANTPTATSSLAGSGSSPATDGGAAGGSGSKKPVAKVQPYERGNLSAATGGGPMSYSSAAASTPGGAHPNSSASTSVTASSGKGGKGGGSSGQASKNTNSVSSSKEIGGGAAGGDQKDEYSLKFGDFLSAYRIENNNVILTPRGLINRSNYCYINTILQALMACPPFYHLMRTIRTLHAAKNTKHPKPFIDAMCSLVGEFSQLPLRPKAQREKPKKDDTPEIQVDTPFEPVGIHKILNGVRSDIFQVEGRQEDAEEFLGCVLNRLNDEMIEFMKLNKPDQAGVNGEEPTNGEIHGEDDDDWMVICGNRNKGTVTRTTDFGRSPISDIFGGKLRSRVQRDGVPPTYNIQPFFTLPLDIEKAASVKEALEQLVGRDELEGVTCTKTKQEVAAWQQVTLEQLPVVLILHLKCFDYKMDGCTKILKAVDFPIELKIDSKLMSSKGKSYSAKQKQYRLFAVVYHDGKEASKGHYITDVYHAGYGSWIRYDDSTVKPVSEFNVLRPRTPRVPYLLYYRRMDTHHLDTTGDTGGRRGGPSGGDGGSGGGRGGGSSHSSGGSERHNSHHHHANDHGRGGGSGGYGGANSYGSGGGNHYANSGSGYGHSNSGHYGSK